A part of Gossypium hirsutum isolate 1008001.06 chromosome A07, Gossypium_hirsutum_v2.1, whole genome shotgun sequence genomic DNA contains:
- the LOC107953061 gene encoding uncharacterized protein isoform X2 — protein sequence MDSPFNCLLFDLDDTLYPSSTGIAQGIKKNIDDFLIEKCGMSVTKASNLRVELFKTYGSTLAGLRALGYDIDADDYHDFVHGRLSYDVIKPDSQLRSLLRSITQRKIIFTNSDRVHAVKVMKRLGIEDCFEQIISFETLNPNLSESKCVVLKPSTDAIKIALHVARVDSPRTLFLDDNVQNISAGKTLGLWTCLVGKSGEGKEADYAIEEVKNLGDVIPEIWVNKQDGGDRSRSELELDQFNISGDLIEKDVGLALTAPLCT from the exons ATGGATTCTCCTTTCAATTGCCTTTTGTTTG ATTTGGATGATACCCTTTACCCTTCAAGCACTGGAATAGCTCAGGGTATCAAGAAAAACATCGATG ATTTTCTAATTGAGAAATGTGGAATGTCGGTGACGAAAGCTTCAAATCTCAGAGTCGAACTCTTCAAAACTTACGGCAGCACCCTCGCCGGATTGCGA GCGTTAGGGTATGACATCGATGCCGATGATTACCACGA TTTTGTCCATGGGAGATTGTCATACGATGTGATCAAGCCAGACTCTCAGCTACGTTCTCTGTTACGTAGCATCACCCAAAGGAAAATT ATATTTACGAATTCGGACAGAGTTCATGCGGTTAAGGTAATGAAAAGGTTAGGAATAGAAGACTGTTTCGAGCAAATCATATCTTTCGAGACACTGAATCCTAATTTGTCAGAATCGAAGTGTGTCGTTCTCAAGCCGTCGACGGATGCCATCAAAATTGCTCTTCACGTCGCACGTGTTGATTCCCCACGCACC CTATTTCTAGACGACAATGTTCAGAATATATCCGCTGGAAAGACTTTGGGCCTCTGGACTTGTTTG GTTGGGAAGAGTGGTGAGGGAAAGGAAGCAGATTATGCAATAGAGGAAGTCAAGAATTTGGGGGATGTGATACCAGAAATCTGGGTCAACAAACAGGATGGTGGTGACAGAAGCAGAAGTGAATTGGAGTTGGATCAATTCAATATCTCTGGGGACCTAATTGAAAAAGATGTGGGCTTAGCTCTTACGGCCCCATTATGCACATGA
- the LOC107953061 gene encoding uncharacterized protein isoform X1, protein MDSPFNCLLFDLDDTLYPSSTGIAQGIKKNIDDFLIEKCGMSVTKASNLRVELFKTYGSTLAGLRQALGYDIDADDYHDFVHGRLSYDVIKPDSQLRSLLRSITQRKIIFTNSDRVHAVKVMKRLGIEDCFEQIISFETLNPNLSESKCVVLKPSTDAIKIALHVARVDSPRTLFLDDNVQNISAGKTLGLWTCLVGKSGEGKEADYAIEEVKNLGDVIPEIWVNKQDGGDRSRSELELDQFNISGDLIEKDVGLALTAPLCT, encoded by the exons ATGGATTCTCCTTTCAATTGCCTTTTGTTTG ATTTGGATGATACCCTTTACCCTTCAAGCACTGGAATAGCTCAGGGTATCAAGAAAAACATCGATG ATTTTCTAATTGAGAAATGTGGAATGTCGGTGACGAAAGCTTCAAATCTCAGAGTCGAACTCTTCAAAACTTACGGCAGCACCCTCGCCGGATTGCGA CAGGCGTTAGGGTATGACATCGATGCCGATGATTACCACGA TTTTGTCCATGGGAGATTGTCATACGATGTGATCAAGCCAGACTCTCAGCTACGTTCTCTGTTACGTAGCATCACCCAAAGGAAAATT ATATTTACGAATTCGGACAGAGTTCATGCGGTTAAGGTAATGAAAAGGTTAGGAATAGAAGACTGTTTCGAGCAAATCATATCTTTCGAGACACTGAATCCTAATTTGTCAGAATCGAAGTGTGTCGTTCTCAAGCCGTCGACGGATGCCATCAAAATTGCTCTTCACGTCGCACGTGTTGATTCCCCACGCACC CTATTTCTAGACGACAATGTTCAGAATATATCCGCTGGAAAGACTTTGGGCCTCTGGACTTGTTTG GTTGGGAAGAGTGGTGAGGGAAAGGAAGCAGATTATGCAATAGAGGAAGTCAAGAATTTGGGGGATGTGATACCAGAAATCTGGGTCAACAAACAGGATGGTGGTGACAGAAGCAGAAGTGAATTGGAGTTGGATCAATTCAATATCTCTGGGGACCTAATTGAAAAAGATGTGGGCTTAGCTCTTACGGCCCCATTATGCACATGA